A genomic segment from Bubalus bubalis isolate 160015118507 breed Murrah chromosome 5, NDDB_SH_1, whole genome shotgun sequence encodes:
- the LOC102400737 gene encoding olfactory receptor 145-like yields MAPGNGSFVTKFILLGLTNQPDLQLPLFFLFLGMYMVTVLGNLGLIALIALNSHLHTPMYFFLSNLSFIDLCYSSVFTPKMLINFLPNKNIISYMECMTQLYFFCFFSISECYVLTSMSYDRYAAVCKPLLYNAAMSPKVCSSLMLGSYLMAFSGAMAHTGCMLRLTFCNANTINHYFCDILPLLELSCTSTYVSELEVFIVVGINIIVPSLTIFVSYGLILTNILHISSTEGRSKAFSTCSSHIIAVSLFFGSGAFMYLKPPSAVSMDEGKISSVFYTNMIPMMNPLIYSLRNKDVKLALRKALSRRQF; encoded by the coding sequence ATGGCTCCTGGAAATGGCTCTTTTGTGACCAAATTCATTCTGTTGGGATTAACCAACCAGCCGGATCTCCAACTCCCTCTATTCTTCCTGTTCCTAGGAATGTACATGGTCACTGTGCTGGGAAATTTGGGATTGATAGCGCTAATTGCACTGAATTCACACCtacacacccccatgtactttttcctgtCTAACTTATCTTTCATAGACCTCTGTTATTCTTCTGTATTTACACCCAAAATGCTGATTAACTTCTTACCAAATAAGAATATTATTTCTTACATGGAGTGCATGACCCAGCTCtacttcttctgtttttttagcATTTCTGAATGCTATGTGCTGACATCAATGTCCTATGACCGCTATGCGGCCGTCTGTAAGCCACTCTTATATAATGCTGCCATGTCCCCTAAAGTGTGTTCCAGCCTTATGCTTGGTTCCTACTTGATGGCATTTTCTGGTGCCATGGCTCATACTGGATGCATGCTGAGACTGACCTTCTGTAATGCAAACACCATCAACCATTATTTCTGTGACATCCTCCCTCTGCTCGAGCTCTCCTGCACAAGTACCTACGTCAGTGAGCTGGAAGTGTTTATTGTAGTAGGCATCAATATCATTGTGCCCAGTCtcaccatctttgtctcttatgGTCTCATCCTCACCAACATCCTCCACATCAGCTCCACAGAGGGCAGGTCCAAAGCCTTCAGCACCTGCAGTTCACACATCATTgctgtttctctcttctttggaTCAGGGGCATTCATGTATCTCAAACCACCTTCTGCTGTGTCTATGGATGAGGGGAAAATCTCTTCCGTCTTTTACACCAATATGATTCCTATGATGAACCCATTAATCTACAGCTTGAGGAACAAAGACGTTAAACTTGCTCTGAGAAAAGCTCTGAGTAGGAGACAGTTTTAA